In Tripterygium wilfordii isolate XIE 37 chromosome 15, ASM1340144v1, whole genome shotgun sequence, one DNA window encodes the following:
- the LOC120017318 gene encoding uncharacterized protein LOC120017318, whose translation MSSLRHIFSKSHYSSSPPQHSPPLPASSHWIPPPVGRLKINVDAAWSVINSYAGVGAVVRDANGVILASSFKRIPSAGGSLYAEATAFLFGIELAVALNITSFILEGDALIIVSDLNSNRTVLAPYGSCVDAALLLLQDCHCEIVHTSRSNNQLADSLARHGMNCFDSVMLMGHVPHYCNIYAIADSSI comes from the coding sequence ATGTCATCATTAAGGCATATTTTCTCTAAGTCTCACTATTCCAGTTCCCCCCCTCAACACTCTCCACCTCTTCCTGCGTCTAGTCATTGGATCCCTCCTCCAGTAGGGAGATTGAAAATAAATGTTGATGCAGCTTGGTCGGTTATTAATTCTTATGCAGGTGTGGGGGCGGTTGTGAGAGATGCTAATGGGGTAATATTAGCTTCTAGCTTCAAACGCATTCCCTCAGCAGGGGGAAGTCTCTATGCAGAAGCTACTGCCTTTCTTTTCGGAATTGAGCTAGCCGTGGCCTTGAATATTACTAGCTTTATTCTTGAGGGCGATGCGCTTATTATTGTCTCTGACCTGAACTCCAATAGGACCGTGCTTGCCCCCTATGGTTCTTGTGTGGATGCCGCTCTTCTCCTTTTGCAGGACTGTCACTGTGAAATAGTCCACACCTCTAGGAGCAATAATCAGCTAGCTGACTCCTTGGCGCGTCATGGAATGAACTGTTTTGATTCTGTTATGCTCATGGGACATGTTCCCCACTATTGTAATATCTATGCTATTGCTGACTCTTCTATCTAA
- the LOC120015938 gene encoding AT-hook motif nuclear-localized protein 23-like, with translation MAGLDLGTASRYVHQLQIPDLRLQHQPEPDNSNNEFSTDHEGGSGSHHHQGLDLVAAAANSSHHGDIVGRRPRGRPAGSKNKPKPPVIITRESANTLRAHILEVGNGCDVFDCVANYARRRQRGICVLSGTGTVTNVSIRQPAAAGAITLHGRFEILSLSGSFLPPPAPPGATSLTIFLAGGQGQVVGGSVVGELTAAGPVIVIAASFTNVAYERLPLEEEEQQQLGMQSGGGSGGSGGGVGNSGGFGDGSGVVGGLPFFNLPLNPGVQMPVDGWGGGNPGGRSPF, from the coding sequence ATGGCTGGTTTAGATTTAGGAACTGCATCTAGATACGTTCATCAGCTCCAGATACCTGACCTCCGCCTCCAGCACCAACCCGAGCCCGACAACTCCAACAATGAATTCTCCACCGATCATGAAGGCGGCTCGGGCTCACACCACCACCAAGGCTTGGACCTCGTTGCAGCCGCGGCTAACTCCAGCCACCACGGAGACATCGTGGGGCGCCGTCCACGTGGACGCCCAGCTGGCTCCAAGAACAAACCCAAACCGCCTGTCATAATCACACGCGAGAGTGCCAACACGCTCCGCGCTCACATCCTCGAGGTTGGAAACGGTTGCGACGTCTTCGATTGCGTGGCCAACTACGCGCGGAGGAGGCAACGGGGGATTTGCGTGTTGAGTGGGACCGGGACAGTAACTAATGTCAGCATACGCCAGCCGGCCGCGGCGGGCGCGATTACGCTTCATGGAAGATTCGAGATACTTTCGCTTTCTGGATCTTTCTTGCCTCCACCGGCACCGCCCGGGGCGACTAGTTTGACAATATTCTTGGCGGGCGGGCAAGGGCAGGTGGTGGGAGGGAGTGTGGTAGGGGAGCTGACGGCAGCTGGGCCGGTGATTGTGATTGCAGCGTCGTTCACGAATGTGGCGTACGAGAGGTTGccgttggaggaggaggagcagcaGCAATTGGGGATGCAGAGCGGTGGAGGAAGTGGTGGGAGTGGAGGAGGAGTGGGGAATAGTGGTGGGTTTGGGGATGGGAGTGGAGTAGTAGGAGGGCTGCCGTTCTTTAATTTGCCGTTGAATCCGGGGGTTCAGATGCCAGTGGATGGATGGGGAGGAGGGAACCCAGGTGGTCGGAGTCCATTTTGA
- the LOC119980126 gene encoding auxin-responsive protein SAUR77-like produces MDCLVMPVSILTRKRFTGSQLGYEPLKEDGSEDLVRVVVGKEKSEFLVEEFVLKESPFQVLMDAAVRKESRGNRVIFVDVDAILFEHMLWLLYNDCSSLFQLNLEEILEFYAQDN; encoded by the coding sequence ATGGATTGCTTGGTAATGCCAGTGTCTATATTGACAAGGAAGAGATTTACGGGGTCGCAGCTAGGTTACGAGCCATTAAAGGAAGATGGGTCGGAGGATTTGGTGAGGGTGGTGGTGGGGAAGGAGAAGAGCGAATTCTTGGTGGAGGAATTTGTGTTAAAGGAGAGTCCTTTTCAGGTGTTGATGGATGCTGCGGTGAGAAAGGAAAGCAGAGGAAACAGAGTGATTTTTGTGGATGTTGATGCGATTTTGTTTGAGCACATGCTTTGGTTGTTGTACAATGATTGTTCGTCTCTGTTTCAGCTTAATTTAGAGGAGATTCTTGAATTCTATGCTCAAGATAACTGA
- the LOC119980125 gene encoding AT-hook motif nuclear-localized protein 8-like: MDSAPQQHPPNILLGPTPTSSTHNPFSATPTSAPGSSMIYRFASNSVGPANATVPDPKPFNGTIGAPNAGAFDGSSSSLRPCGFNIDQAKKKRGRPRKYAPDNNIALGLTPTPTSTALASSVLVVHGDSGGNDGGTPTLKRQRGRPSGSVKKQLDALGAGGVGFTPHVIMVKAGEDIASKILSFSQQGPRTVCILSANGAICNVTLRHPANAGGTVTFEGRYEIISLSGSFLLSESNGSHSRNGGLSVSLAGPDGRVLGGGVAGMLLAATPVQVIVGSFIAEGKKSKNIAKPEPSSAPTPYMLNFGTAATAASPESQGASSESSDENGGSTLNRGPGLYSNPGQPMHSNSMQMYHHQLWAGQTQQ, translated from the exons ATGGACTCAGCACCTCAGCAGCATCCGCCCAACATCCTCCTGGGACCCACACCTACCTCCTCCACACACAATCCTTTCTCCGCCACTCCCACCTCCGCCCCCGGTTCCTCCATGATCTACCGTTTCGCCTCTAATTCCGTGGGTCCAGCCAACGCTACTGTTCCGGACCCTAAACCCTTTAATGGTACAATTGGTGCACCAAACGCGGGTGCGTTTGACGGGTCATCTTCTTCTTTAAGGCCTTGCGGGTTCAACATCGATCAGGCAAAGAAGAAGCGCGGGCGGCCCAGGAAGTACGCTCCGGACAACAACATTGCCCTCGGACTCACACCTACGCCTACCTCCACCGCTTTGGCTTCATCTGTTTTGGTGGTCCACGGCGATTCTGGGGGTAATGACGGTGGTACGCCGACTTTGAAGCGTCAACGTGGAAGGCCCTCTGGGTCTGTAAAGAAGCAGCTGGACGCGTTGG GAGCCGGAGGAGTGGGTTTTACACCGCACGTTATAATGGTGAAAGCTGGTGAG GACATAGCATCTAAAATTTTGTCGTTTTCACAGCAAGGGCCACGAACAGTTTGCATTCTGTCCGCAAATGGTGCCATATGTAATGTTACTCTGCGCCATCCAGCGAATGCTGGGGGTACAGTGACATTCGAG GGACGGTATGAAATCATCTCTCTATCTGGTTCCTTCTTACTTTCTGAAAGTAATGGTAGTCACAGCAGAAATGGTGGTCTGAGTGTGTCACTTGCGGGACCTGATGGCCGTGTGTTGGGTGGTGGAGTTGCTGGTATGCTACTGGCAGCAACACCAGTGCAG GTTATTGTTGGCAGCTTTATTGCAGAGGGCAAAAAATCGAAAAACATTGCAAAACCTGAGCCATCTTCAGCTCCTACACCATACATGTTGAATTTTGGTACAGCGGCAACAGCAGCAAGCCCCGAATCTCAAGGGGCCTCAAGTGAGTCGTCCGACGAGAATGGTGGTAGCACACTTAATCGGGGCCCTGGACTGTACAGTAACCCTGGTCAGCCTATGCATAGTAATAGCATGCAGATGTACCACCACCAACTATGGGCTGGCCAAACGCAACAATGA
- the LOC120015930 gene encoding AP-2 complex subunit mu-like has product MPVAASAIYFLNLRGDVLINRLYRDDVGGNMVDAFRTHIMQTKELGTCPVRQIGGCSFFYMRISNVYIVIVVSGNANVACAFKFVVEAVALFKSYFGGAFDEDAIRNNFVLIYELLDEIMDFGYPQNLSPEILKLYITQEGVRSPFSSKPSDRPVPNATLQVTGAVGWRREGLVYKKNEVFLDIVESVNLLMSSKGSVLRCDVTGKLLMKCFLSGMPDLKLGLNDKIGLEKESQLKSRPTKSGKTIELDDVTFHQCVNLTRFNSEKTVSFVPPDGEFELMKYRITEGVNLPFRVLPTIKELGRTRMEVNVKVKSVFGAKMFALGVVIKIPVPKQTAKTNFQVTSGRAKYNASIDCLVWKIRKFPGQTEPTLSAEVELISTMAEKKSWTRPPIQMEFQVPMFTASGLRVRFLKVWEKSGYNTVEWVRYITKAGSYEIRC; this is encoded by the exons ATGCCGGTGGCTGCTTCGGCCATTTACTTCCTAAACCTCCGGGGCGATGTCCTCATCAACCGCCTCTATCGCGACGATGTCGG GGGAAATATGGTAGATGCCTTCAGGACACACATAATGCAAACAAAAGAACTCGGTACATGTCCTGTGCGGCAGATTGGAGGTTGCTCTTTCTTTTACATGAGAATCAGCAATGTCTACATTGTGATCGTTGTGAGCGGCAATGCTAATGTAGCCTGTGCATTCAAGTTTGTTGTTGAG GCTGTTGCACTCTTCAAGTCTTATTTCGGTGGGGCTTTTGATGAAGACGCTATCCGTAACAATTTTGTGCTGATATATGAGCTACTTGATG AAATTATGGACTTTGGCTACCCTCAGAATCTTTCTCCCGAAATCTTGAAGCTTTACATCACCCAGGAAGGAGTGCGCTCACCGTTTTCATCCAAG CCTTCAGATAGACCTGTCCCTAATGCCACTTTACAAGTCACTGGTGCTGTTGGTTGGCGCAGAGAGGGCTTGGTCTATAAAAAGAATGAG GTCTTCCTGGATATTGTGGAGAGTGTTAATCTTCTCATGTCTTCAAAAG GTAGTGTTCTGCGATGTGATGTAACAGGAAAGCTACTTATGAAGTGCTTTCTCTCTGGAATGCCTGATCTGAAGTTGGGTTTAAATGATAAAATTGGGCTTGAGAAAGAGTCGCAGCTGAAATCACGTCCTACTAAAAG TGGTAAGACCATCGAGCTTGATGATGTTACTTTCCATCAATGTGTGAATTTAACGAGGTTCAACTCTGAGAAGACTGTCAGTTTTGTTCCGCCAGATGGTGAATTTGAATTAATGAA GTATCGTATCACTGAGGGGGTCAATCTTCCATTTCGTGTGTTGCCAACAATTAAGGAACTTGGTCGAACACGCATGGAAGTAAATGTTAAG GTAAAGAGTGTTTTTGGGGCAAAGATGTTTGCACTTGGAGTTGTCATCAAAATTCCTGTACCAAAACAAACAGCGAAAACAAATTTTCAAGTCACATCAGGCCGAGCAAAGTACAATGCTTCTATTGATTGCTTGGTTTGGAA GATACGGAAATTTCCTGGACAAACTGAACCAACCTTGAGTGCAGAAGTTGAGTTGATCTCCACTATGGCAGAAAAGAAGTCCTGGACAAGGCCGCCGATTCAGATGGAGTTCCAG GTTCCCATGTTCACAGCATCTGGTTTGCGAGTTCGTTTCCTGAAG GTATGGGAGAAGAGTGGATACAACACAGTTGAGTGGGTTCGTTATATTACTAAAGCAGGCTCATATGAGATCAGGTGCTAG